The genome window GCGCAGGAGCTTTCGGTCGCCCGCGTCATCATCGACCACCAGAACCTTGAGCACCATGTCTAGCCTCCCCGTGGCACGCCGGGTTTCGACATGTCCGGCAGGATCACGAGGCGCCAGAAGTGCTCGACGGTGTCGATCAGGCGCAGAAAGTCGAGGCCCGCGTTGCCCTTGAGGATGTAGCCGGCAACGTTGTTGTCATAGGCGCGGGCGATGTCGGTTTCGTCCTCGGAGGTGGAGAGCATGAAGACCACCGCGCGGTTGAGGCGCGCGTCCTTGCGCAGTTCGGCCATGAACTCGTGGCCGTTCATCCGGGGCATGTTGATGTCGAGCAGGATGAGGAAGTGCTCAGGCGGGGCGGTTTCTGCCTCGCCGCGCAGGAAGCCGAGGGCCTCGATCCCGTCGCGCAGCCGATGGATCGGGTTGGCGATGCGGGATTTGGCGAGGGCGCGGCGGACGGCCTTGGCATCGCCATCGTCATCCTCGATCAGGATGATGTTGAGGAGGTCCTTTGCAACGGGGGGCGGGACGCGCAGGGGCTGGTTCATGCGGCGATTTCCTGTGGGGGCGTGGCGGCGGGGCGGGGCCAGGTGAGGCGGAAGGTGGTGCCGCGGGTGCCGTCGGAGTGAAGCTCGATCCGGCCGCCGGCGACCTCGACATGCTTGCGCACCATCGCTAGCCCCATGCCGGAACCTTCGATCTCGTCGCGGGGGCGCAGGGTCTGGAAGATCTGGAACACCCGTTCGTGGAACTCCGGGGCGATGCCGGGGCCGTCATCCTCGACGGTGAAGAGCCAGGCGGCGGGGGTTTCGGTGAAGCCGAGGCGCACCCGGCCCTCGGGGCGGTCATGGTGCTTGAAGGCGTTGGAGACGAGGTTGAGCAGCACGACCTGCAGCGGCATGAGCGGCAGGGTGGCGGTGGCGAAGGGCCCCTCGGTTTCGAAGCGCATGCCGGGGGGCACGTTCAGCAGGCCCTTGAGATTGTCGAGAAATTCCGCGCCACCGACCTGCTCGACGGAGTGCTCGCGGCGGCCGATGCGGGAGTGTTCGAGCAGGTCGTTGAGGAGGTGCTCCATCCGGGTGGCGCGGCTTTGCAGGAGGTCGAGGCTCTCGCGGGTGTCGTCATCGAGGTAGGGGGCGAGATCGTCGGCCAGCCAGCCGGCGGCGTTCTGGATCACGCGGAGGGGGGCCTTGAGGTCGTGGCTGGCGACATAGGCGAACTGGTCGAGCTCCTCGTTGGAGCGCCGCAGCTGGCCGACGAGCTCCGCCATCCGGTTTTCGGCGGCGTGGCGCTCGGTGATGTCGCGGACCATGCCGATGAACTTGACCTCGCCGTGGAGTTCGGCCCGCGTGACCGAGATTTCGAGCGGCACCTTGAGGCCGGACTTGTGGCGCCCGAAGATCTCGCGGTTGCCGGCCATGCGGATGCTTTGCGCCCCGATGCCGGAGGCCGCGACGCGGGCGGGGTGCTCGGTGGCGTCCTGGTCGAACATCAGGCGGGTGAGGGGCTGCCCGGCGAGCTCGGCGGCCGAATAGCCGAACATGTCTTCGGCGGCGGGATTGATTTCTTCGATGCGGCCATCGCCGGAAATGGTGATGAGCCCGTCGGCCACGTTGCGCAGGGTCCAGCCCAAGCGGGCATGGCTGCGGTCGACCTCGTGGGTGAGACGCTCGAACCGCGTGGCCATTTCGGAGGCGAGGAGGTGGGTCACCACGCCTGCGAAACCGACCAGCAGGATGGTGAGGAGGAGATGGCGGACCAGCACTCCGGCGATGTTGGCGTCGAGCAGGTCGCGGGTGCCGAAGGTGAGCACCCCGAATTGCGCCGGGATCTGCCGGGAGGGATCAATCGGCACGGTGGAGAGGTAGATGAGGTCGTCATCGAGGTGGGCGAAGGTCTGGGTGCCGAGCTGGCTGCCGAGCGCCTCGACCTCGGGCAGCGGGCGATAGTCGGCATCGGTGTGGTGATGGAGGCGGGAGGTTTTGCCGTCGGGCTCGAAGAGCAGATAGTCGCCCGCGCTGTTCACCACGGCGACGGTCTGGTTCTTGAGGACTTCGGGGCGGGCGGCCTGGAGCAGTTGCTCGTAGTCGGCATTGAACACCAGCACGGCGTAGAGCTGGCCGGCCACATCGCGGACCGGCTGGATGTAGCGGATCGTGACCGGCCCCCCGTCGCGCTTGCCGTGCTCGCGGTTGTAGGTGATGGCGGAGAAATAGGGGGCGGTGGCCGGGTCGGTGCGGGCGCGGGTGAGATAAGGCTCGGCGCCCTTGCGCTGGAGTTCGGACTCGGAGACGCGGA of Oceanicola sp. 502str15 contains these proteins:
- a CDS encoding response regulator; translation: MNQPLRVPPPVAKDLLNIILIEDDDGDAKAVRRALAKSRIANPIHRLRDGIEALGFLRGEAETAPPEHFLILLDINMPRMNGHEFMAELRKDARLNRAVVFMLSTSEDETDIARAYDNNVAGYILKGNAGLDFLRLIDTVEHFWRLVILPDMSKPGVPRGG
- a CDS encoding ATP-binding protein; the encoded protein is MKRASPDGSGAAHALAGRITLIAVGMVLTVSLLYGSYHVLTTRSAALRAAESDLQQRASFYAGQISAVFRSVEDQSATVSRHPPIAGIARALPTGIDPLDGSTLDHWKSRLAVIMANTIEVQPHFTQIRLILADDGWHEIVRVDQLGGKPVRVSESELQRKGAEPYLTRARTDPATAPYFSAITYNREHGKRDGGPVTIRYIQPVRDVAGQLYAVLVFNADYEQLLQAARPEVLKNQTVAVVNSAGDYLLFEPDGKTSRLHHHTDADYRPLPEVEALGSQLGTQTFAHLDDDLIYLSTVPIDPSRQIPAQFGVLTFGTRDLLDANIAGVLVRHLLLTILLVGFAGVVTHLLASEMATRFERLTHEVDRSHARLGWTLRNVADGLITISGDGRIEEINPAAEDMFGYSAAELAGQPLTRLMFDQDATEHPARVAASGIGAQSIRMAGNREIFGRHKSGLKVPLEISVTRAELHGEVKFIGMVRDITERHAAENRMAELVGQLRRSNEELDQFAYVASHDLKAPLRVIQNAAGWLADDLAPYLDDDTRESLDLLQSRATRMEHLLNDLLEHSRIGRREHSVEQVGGAEFLDNLKGLLNVPPGMRFETEGPFATATLPLMPLQVVLLNLVSNAFKHHDRPEGRVRLGFTETPAAWLFTVEDDGPGIAPEFHERVFQIFQTLRPRDEIEGSGMGLAMVRKHVEVAGGRIELHSDGTRGTTFRLTWPRPAATPPQEIAA